From one Triticum urartu cultivar G1812 chromosome 3, Tu2.1, whole genome shotgun sequence genomic stretch:
- the LOC125548917 gene encoding phospholipase A1 EG1, chloroplastic/mitochondrial-like — protein MAFAPATTTTSIAAAAAMALKPQCAGRQPMSRAARCRAAAALTAEGCASTSAIAAAPVAPRRGARRTPSVAGMWRQLQGCDDWEGLLGLDGPAPALRSEVARYGELVDACYKAFDLDRASRRYLNCKYGKERMLEEVGMAGAGYEVTKYIYAAPDVMTVPTMEASTSGRGRWIGYVAVSTDKMTRRLGRRDVLVSFRGTVTPAEWMANFMSSLEPARLDPCDPRPDVMVESGFLSLYTSADKTCRFGGAGSCREQLLREVSRLVDAHSSSSKKPGEEVSVTLAGHSMGSALALLLAYDLAELGLNRAAPVTVFSFGGPRVGNAAFKARCDELGVKALRVANVHDPITKLPGILLNEATTGVLRPWRASCYTHVGVELPLDYFSARAPAAVHDLGTYIALLKKPAAAAGAAGDGGGGGVVGKVLDFVGRQRAGALQWQYAALQMGGLVQTLGLI, from the coding sequence ATGGCCTTCGcgcccgccaccaccaccacctcgatcgcagcagcagcagcaatggCGCTCAAGCCGCAATGCGCCGGTCGTCAGCCGATGAGCCGCGCGGCGCGGTGCAGAGCGGCCGCGGCCTTGACGGCGGAGGGCTGCGCCTCGACGTCGGCGATCGCGGCGGCTCCGGTCGCGCCGAGACGCGGCGCGCGGAGGACGCCGTCCGTCGCGGGCATGTGGCGGCAGCTCCAGGGGTGCGACGACTGGGAGGGGCTGCTCGGGCTTGATGGCCCGGCGCCGGCGCTCCGGAGCGAGGTGGCGCGCTACGGCGAGCTGGTGGACGCCTGCTACAAGGCATTCGACCTCGACCGGGCCTCGCGACGGTACCTCAACTGCAAGTACGGCAAGGAGCGGATGCTGGAGGAGGTGGGCATGGCCGGCGCCGGGTACGAGGTGACCAAGTACATCTACGCGGCGCCGGACGTGATGACCGTGCCCACCATGGAGGCCTCCACCAGCGGGCGCGGCCGGTGGATCGGCTACGTGGCGGTGTCCACGGACAAGATGACccggcggctcgggcggcgggaCGTGCTGGTCTCGTTCCGCGGCACCGTCACCCCCGCCGAGTGGATGGCCAACTTCATGAGCTCCCTGGAGCCGGCGCGGCTGGACCCCTGCGACCCGCGCCCGGACGTCATGGTGGAGTCCGGCTTCCTGAGCCTCTACACCTCCGCCGACAAGACGTGCCGCTTCGGCGGCGCCGGCAGCTGCCGGGAGCAGCTCCTGCGCGAGGTGTCCCGCCTCGTGgacgcgcactcctcctcctccaagaaGCCGGGCGAGGAGGTGAGCGTGACCCTCGCCGGCCACAGCATGGGCAGCGCCCTGGCGCTGCTCCTCGCCTACGACCTGGCGGAGCTGGGCCTGAACCGCGCGGCGCCCGTGACCGTCTTCTCCTTCGGCGGGCCTCGGGTGGGCAACGCGGCGTTCAAGGCGCGGTGCGACGAGCTGGGCGTGAAGGCGCTCCGCGTGGCCAACGTCCACGACCCGATCACCAAGCTCCCGGGCATCCTCCTGAACGAGGCCACGACGGGGGTGCTCCGGCCGTGGCGCGCGTCCTGCTACACCCACGTCGGCGTGGAGCTCCCGCTCGACTACTTCAGCGCCCGCGCCCCCGCCGCCGTGCACGACCTCGGCACCTACATCGCATTGCTGAAGAAGCCGGCGGCCGCCGCCGGGGCGgcaggcgacggcggcggcggcggcgtggtggGCAAGGTGCTGGACTTCGTGGGGCGGCAGCGCGCCGGCGCATTGCAGTGGCAGTACGCGGCTCTGCAGATGGGCGGCCTCGTCCAGACCCTGGGGCTGATCTGA